The DNA window AGGCGAATTGAACGCGGTTATTAAGTAGTCTCATCACATCAGCAGCCAATAGAACCATCATGAGTTGTAGAATTTAATTTGTACGCTCATGATGGAACAAGGCCAAAAAGTTGTTTCAGCAGCACTTCATAAACTTTATTATTCGTTTGCATCATGGCTGGCTTCACTATGTTCTAGCTAGGCGATTATGAAATTAATGGGGATTTCATGGGTATTGAATTGCTTCCGGATTTCGTTCGAGAAAAGTATGAAGTGCACGAATGGAAGCATGCCTGCGCAATCTTAAAGGAGGATTTTCCTACCGAGTGGAATGACATATTGTCAGTTCTGAAAGATTTTCGCTTGAAAAAGAGCTGGATTACAAATCCAGGTGGTAGAAAATCAAAGGTTTCTGAATTTATAGACACATATCTCTATGCGCGCGGGTGGGTTGAGAAAGAATTTCAAACACAAGTTGTCGTTGATCAAAATGTGATGGATGCGCCGACGCATAAAGTAGATTGTTTCCGGAATCGTGTGGCACTAGAAATTGAGTGGAACAATAAAGATCCTTTCTTCGACCGGGATTTGAATAACTTCCGGCTTCTTTTTGATCTGCGTGCAATTAGTGTGGGCGTCATAATCACGCGCTGTGATAATCTTCAGGATATATTCAATGAGCTCGGTAGGGGAAGTTCCTATGGAGCTTCAACGACGCACATGAGCAAGCTTCTGCCGCGCATCATGGGTGGGAGTGGAGCAGGTTGTCCGCTGCTCGTGTTTGGGATTTCAAAATCACTTTATATTGAGGATGAATAATTATGAACGCATCAGATGATCTCTTAGAGAGTGTTGGAAAGAGAAAATTTGCATCCGTTCTAGCGGATCCGCCTTGGCAGTTTCAAAACAGAACTGGAAAAATGGCACCTGAACATAAACGGCTTTCCAGGTATCCGACAATGACATTGCAGGAAATCAAAGATTTGCCAGTTGAGGCCATTGTTAGTGAAACTGCACATCTTTATCTATGGGTTCCAAATGCCTTACTTGCGGATGGTTTGCAGGTTATGGAACATTGGGGTTTTACGTATAAGACAAACTTGATTTGGTATAAAGTGAGAAAAGATGGTGGGCCGGATAGAAGGGGGGTTGGTTTTTATTTCAGGAATGTCACTGAAATGATTCTTTTTGGCGTAAGAGGGAAGAATGCTCGCACATTACAGCCGGGGAGAAGTCAAGAAAACATTATCTCAACACAGAAGAGAGAACATAGCCGGAAACCGGATGAGCAATATGAGATTATAGAAGCATGCAGTCCCGGTCCATACATTGAGCTTTTTGCAAGAGGTCCAAGGAAAGGCTGGGTTGGGTGGGGAAATCAAGCAGATGACTACACACCTAATTGGGATACATATTCTAATCATTCGCAATCAAATGTTATTTCACTTAAGCAAAAGCGATTGTTTTAAATGCGGCCTCTGAAATAATTTAGAAGAATATCAATAATTTCTCATTTAGTTAAAAGATTCTCACGTTAATTAAGATTGTTCTTTCGGAGGCACATACCCCGCCGCCTGCTCCGCACCTTCCCCAAAAAAATGCGCTTCCATTTGTTCCGCTAGATATTTCCGTGCTTTGGCGTCTGAGAGATTCAAACGGTTTTCGTTGACCAGCGTGGTTTGGTGTTTGATCCACTGACTCCAGGCTTCCTTGGAGACATTCTCAAAAATTCGTTTGCCCAGTTCGCCGGGGTAGGTTTGAAAATCCAGGCCTTCGGCTTCGCGGCCTAGTTTGATGCATTTCACCATTCTTGCCATTTGCTGTATCCACTCCAAGTCGATTAAGGAAGCTCTGAAAAACTACTGCGCTTGGTTTTGCTGTGTTGAGATCAAGCTCAAAATGCTCATTTACAACTTGTAAACTGCGCTTCTCGCCTGATTCCGCCTTGCCCTGACCGTCGCTCGCTACTTTTTTCAGAGCTATCTTAAAGATATTCAGGAAGAAAAAGAACCGGCATTATGAAACGTTCGTTTGGCTGAGTAAACTATCCCGGTGAATTTTCTTTGCGCATTACAAATGCTTGATTAGCACTTTCGAGCGGCGCTGGTAGTTATATAAATTCTGTTTGGTTTTCGGCAATTCGGCAGGGGTGGCCTGGTTGAAGCCGTGTTCGATGAACCAATGCGTGGCGTGCGTGGTGAGCACGAACAGTTTGTGGATGCCCTGCGCGATGGTTTTGTTTTCGATATGTTTGAGCAGGTGTTCGCCGTGTCCTTGGTCGCGGTAGTCCGTGTGGATCGCCAAGCAGGCGAGTTCACAGGCATTTTCTTCGGGGAACGGATACAGTGCCGCGCAGCCGAGGATGATGCCGTCGTGCTCAAAAACGGTAAAACGGTCGATTTCAATTTCAAGCAACTCACGCCCGCGTCTGACCAGAATGCCTTCGGCTTCGAGCGGTTCGATCAGTTGCAGGATTCCGCCGACATCGTCGATACGCGCTTTGCGCAGCGCTTGCAGCGTTTCCTGCGAGATCATGCAACCGATGCCGTCGTGCGTAAACAGTTCCTGGATGATGGCGCCGTCGATATGCCGGCTGACCAGATGCGCGCGCGTCACACCCAATTCACAGGCTTTGGTCGCGTATTGCAGCGATGACCGGATCGCATCCGGTATTGGCGCTGCTGCTGCCGGTGCTTTGTTTTCCAGCAGCAATTTACTTTCCGGCAAGGTGAGTTCGCGCGGCAATACAGCGGTATCGGCGTTATCCAGCAGAAGAATCAGTTTCTCGGCGTGGAGTGCGATGGCGGTCTCAGACGCCACATTTTCCATCGTCAAGTTAAAAATCTCGCCGGTGGGCGAGTAGCCCAGCGGCGAAATCAGCACTACATCGCCTTGTTCCAGGCGCGAGTGAATCGCCGGTGCGTTGATTTTGCGCACTTTGCCGGTATGCATCAGGTCGATGCCCTGAATGACGCCGTATGGACAAGCGGTGACGAAATTTCCGCTGGTCACGCGGATGGCGGCATTGGCCATCGGTGAATTGGGCAAACCCATCGACAGCAAGGCGGCGATCTCGTGGTGCACGCGCCCGACCGATTCCTTGACGCACTGCAACGCGGCGGGGTCGGTGACGCGCATGCCCATGACGGTTTGCGTTTCCAGTTGCGACTCATCCAGGCGCAGTTGAATTTGCGGACGCGCACCGTGCACCAATACCAAACGAACACCGAGACTGGCGAGCAAGTTGACGTCATGAATGAAATTGACAAAAGTTGCATTCGTGACCATTTCGCCGCTGAACCCGATGACGAAGGTTTTTCCTCTGAACGCGTTGATATATGGGGCGACCGAGCGGAACCAGGCGACAAATTCGGCGGGTGTGTTCATGGTGATTGAAGATTGGGAGTTTCTGTTCATCAGATCGATTAAAAATCGCCCCATAAAGTCTGTAATGCGGCGATTGCCGCCAAAGCGGCACTTTCGGTACGCAGGATGCGTTTTCCCAAACGCACTGGAATGAAACCGGTGTGCAAAACGGCCGCTTCCTCTTCCGGCGTAAACCCGCCTTCGGGGCCGATCACGAGCGCCAGATTTGCATCGGCAGAAGGTTTTGCAATGCTGTGTAAGCTTTGTGTGGCTGTTGTGGATAGCATCAGGGACAGATCGTTGGGCGATTTGTCCGCTTTTTTCCGGCTCAACCACTCGGGCAGCGTCATCAATGGCGATACTGGCGGCACATAATTTCTGCCGCATTGCTCACACGCGGAAAC is part of the Gammaproteobacteria bacterium genome and encodes:
- a CDS encoding oxidative damage protection protein encodes the protein MARMVKCIKLGREAEGLDFQTYPGELGKRIFENVSKEAWSQWIKHQTTLVNENRLNLSDAKARKYLAEQMEAHFFGEGAEQAAGYVPPKEQS
- a CDS encoding restriction endonuclease, encoding MGIELLPDFVREKYEVHEWKHACAILKEDFPTEWNDILSVLKDFRLKKSWITNPGGRKSKVSEFIDTYLYARGWVEKEFQTQVVVDQNVMDAPTHKVDCFRNRVALEIEWNNKDPFFDRDLNNFRLLFDLRAISVGVIITRCDNLQDIFNELGRGSSYGASTTHMSKLLPRIMGGSGAGCPLLVFGISKSLYIEDE
- a CDS encoding S-adenosylmethionine-binding protein; the protein is MNASDDLLESVGKRKFASVLADPPWQFQNRTGKMAPEHKRLSRYPTMTLQEIKDLPVEAIVSETAHLYLWVPNALLADGLQVMEHWGFTYKTNLIWYKVRKDGGPDRRGVGFYFRNVTEMILFGVRGKNARTLQPGRSQENIISTQKREHSRKPDEQYEIIEACSPGPYIELFARGPRKGWVGWGNQADDYTPNWDTYSNHSQSNVISLKQKRLF
- the argA gene encoding amino-acid N-acetyltransferase; the encoded protein is MNTPAEFVAWFRSVAPYINAFRGKTFVIGFSGEMVTNATFVNFIHDVNLLASLGVRLVLVHGARPQIQLRLDESQLETQTVMGMRVTDPAALQCVKESVGRVHHEIAALLSMGLPNSPMANAAIRVTSGNFVTACPYGVIQGIDLMHTGKVRKINAPAIHSRLEQGDVVLISPLGYSPTGEIFNLTMENVASETAIALHAEKLILLLDNADTAVLPRELTLPESKLLLENKAPAAAAPIPDAIRSSLQYATKACELGVTRAHLVSRHIDGAIIQELFTHDGIGCMISQETLQALRKARIDDVGGILQLIEPLEAEGILVRRGRELLEIEIDRFTVFEHDGIILGCAALYPFPEENACELACLAIHTDYRDQGHGEHLLKHIENKTIAQGIHKLFVLTTHATHWFIEHGFNQATPAELPKTKQNLYNYQRRSKVLIKHL